TGTGATAGTATCATCATGATTTCTAAGATGAACCATAACAATTCCATCATACTTTGCTATAACCGTACATATAGCTATTAACTCTTCTTTTGTGCTGAAAATTGCAGGTATATATTGAAGCCCTATAGACATGCCAAAAGCACCAGCTTTCATAGCATTCTCTGCAATTTCACACATGGCATTAATCTCCTCTTTAGTTGGTATTCTACTATCAAAGTTCATAACACTTGTCTTAATTGCTCCATGGGAAATTAAAATGGAGAAGTTGTTTTTTAGTCTTTTTGAAGCTATTTTATGTATATAGTCGTCTAGATTAGAAAAACTCCACTTAAATGAAGGATCTCCAACTACTCCTCTTATATAGTTTTTCCATATGCTATTTTCGTCTTCAATACAAGGGACGACGCCTAAGCCACATTGTCCTACGAGCTCTGTGGTTACACCTTGCATTAGTTTTAAATTTTGAATATTTTCATCCATAAAAGGTACTAAATCATTATGGCTGTGTACATCAATAAACCCCGGGCAAACTATAAGTCCATTAGCATCAATAATTTCTAAGGCTTCTTCATCAATATTACATTCGATTTTTACAACTTTTTCATCTTTTATTCCTAAACTTCCTTGATAAGAAGGATTGCCTGTACCATCTAATATACGACCATTTTTTATTATTATATCTAACATTTCAATTCATCCCCTTATTTTAAATATAGTACTTTACTGATTATTATGCAATAAAAAACTGTAGTAACTTCACAGAATAAAACAGTGGTTTTGGCCAGCAGATAAACAATCTTTTGAAGAAAAAAATAGGTAGGATATATAAAAAGATGTCAAGAACTTTTAGAGTAATTAGGTTATAATAGTAGGAAAAACATTTAACTAAAAAGGAGAGAAAATTATGACAAAAGAAAAGCTGCTTAATAATTCAACAATAACCGTAGAAACAATAGTTAATGCCACCGTGGAAATAGTATGGAAATATTGGACAGAACCACAACATATAACTAAATGGAACAATGCTTCAGATGATTGGCACACACCGTTTTCTGAAAATGATTTAAGGGCTGGTGGTAAATTTCTTTCAAGAATGGAAGCTAAAGATGGTAGCTTTGGATTTGATTTTAGTGGTGTTTATGATAAAGTGAAATTAAATGAGATTATTTCTTATATTTTAGATGACGGGAGAAAAGTCAAAATCACCTTTATAAGTCAAGAAAATAATACAAAGATACTCGAAGTTTTTGAAGCTGAAAAAACCAATTCAATTGAGCTGCAACAGAAGGGATGGCAGAACATTTTAGATAATTTTAAAAAATATATTGAGAAATCAACAATTTGAAAATGTAAACTGAAAAGCAGGTATCTAACGCAATATTTGTGATAGAAAACTGCTTTATTACTATATATACTTATTATATACGAGGGGATTCCCACCAAAGGTGCATCCATGATCACCGGGTACAAAAGTCGTTGAAGCCTTTTCATTGGTAATCCGCCGCCTAAAGCCTTAGCGATACAGATTACATCAGGAATAACTGAAAATTTCTTATAAGCAAATAGACTTCCCAGACGTCCCATGCTGCATTGCACTTCATCCGTTTGATACTTCTCCTGCCCGGTAACAGAAAGTGCGCCCATAGTTCTACCATGAAAAGAGTTGTCCATATATATGAATATATTTTTATATGGCACCATAAAAACACAGTGGATTTTTCTTAATATTTTTAAAATTCACTCTAATTTTTTAACCAATACTTAACGAAATATATCTTGTCTTTTGATTTAATACTATGTATAATTACTCACAGAAATAAATGTGATATGGGGAGGTAGATCCATGGAAAAAATGTCTTTTGAAATTAGAAAAGCGGTTTATACCGACATTGAAGAAATACGAATACTAGCAAAGGAATCCTTTAAGATGTATACCGAAAATGCTGCAATTACAGAACTTATTGCACCTCTTGAGGAAACCTATGAGGAGATAAAAAAGGCTATAGAAACCACTGAAGTTTTTGTAGCTCTATATAACGAAGAAGTTATTGGTAGTGTGAGAATTGAAATAAAACTAGATAGTACTGCTTATTTAAGTAGATTCGGTGTTTCACTTTCACATCAAAATAATGGTATTGGTAAAATATTAATGAATGCAATTGATAACTTAATGATAGAACTGGGGATTACCTCTTTATATCTTCACACTGCATCCAGAATGTTTTCACTTATTAGATTTTATTATGGAAGAGGCTTTTATATAGAATCCACAACTAATGATCGAGGATATATAAGAGCATTGCTATGTAAGGAATATATAGCAGATAAAAGTGAGGATTCCTTAGACAATGATTATGAAGATCGTTCAGTAGTATAGTAGAAATAATAAGTAAAACAAGCTGAACTTGGCTTAAAATAAAGCTGTGTCAAAAATATTATAATATTTTTGACACAGCTTTATTAAAATTATAATCTATTGCATCTTTTACAAAACCTAACATATACATTGCTTCTTCGTTGGTTACAATAGGACTTTGATGAAAATACATAACGTAACTTAGAAGTACTTTTCCCTGATAATAAAGAATATACTACTAATGGATATGACTGAAATAATTTAACTTAAAAGGGAGGGGCTGTGTACTGTGGTGTATACTAATATAGATATTATAAATGTGTTTAATAGAAATCTATTAGAGGCGCAGGATGAATTAAAGCAGTTGAAATTTCGTGCTACTGATAGTACACCTAGCTTTACAGCATTGGGTGGTTGGGTATTTGAGGAGACAATATGTGATTGCTTTTCAAAGGAATTAAAAAATTTACCGTTAAATAGGTTGGTACAATTTCAAGTAAAGGAACAGTTCAAGCTTAGCGGTTTTAAAACTGGAAGCAGGGGAGTTAGTGATTTTAGAATAAGCAATGGAGATAAACATATACTTTTAGAGGTAAAATCAAGTGGTCTTCATAGCCCTAAGAATTTTGTTACTTATAAAGCCTACCATGGAATTATTAAGGCACAAGTAGGATACGAATACTTATATATAACTGGTTGCGAAACGTCGAAACCCTATAAACAAGAGACACAGAATATATTTGGAGTTGAAAATTCCTTCTTTTTAGATACAGATACAGATGCTTGGGAAAAGTTTGTACAAAGAGTATATGATATCCTTATATAAATTTAAATAACCTAAATATGAATAAAAAAAGCGCAAGGATTTTATCAATCTTCTTGCGCTTTTACTATAGGGCAGACTACTGCATTTATAAGAAAAAAATGTATTTTTATATACAAATATAGTATAATATAGTACTATGATAATGGGTGATTAATATGAAACTCCACGAAATTATTCAGGGTTGTATTAATAGCAAATCTGATTTTAATATTATTTCTTTATATATTTTCAAAAACATTTTTACTGAAAAAATTTACTAATATAGAAATTGATAATACTCATACAAATATCAAAGTTGTGCTTAATTACATTGAAAGAGATCAATAATAATGGTTTCAATAATTTTTTCCTTAGGTATTTTAACATTACTTGCACACAGTGTAAAAAATGGCAGCAGAAGGAATTGAAACAGATACAGAATTTGCTCTGTTAAAGGAACTTAAGTGTGATTCTATTCAAGGGTATTTAATTGGGAAACCAATGATATCCTTTGATTTTGGAGAAAATTTTATCAAGTGAAAACTACCCAGTAGTTATTTTAAATAGCTATCTACTGGGTGATTTTTGTGTATTTTTCCTCTGGATTTAACAAATATATCTCTTCCTAAATCTTGTGCTTAATTATCAAAATTTCTTGATATGATAGCCATGAGATATTTGTATAATAAAAAGAAGAAAGTGAGTTTGAATATAATGAATTGCAAGCCAAGAATAAAAGGAATAATACTTGTAATAATAGGGGCTACACTATGGGGTGTATCAGGCAGCGTTGCTCAATTCTTGTTTCAGCAAAAGGGATTTAGTGCAGAATGGCTTGTTGTTATTCGTCTACTAGTATCAGGAATAATTTTATTATTATATGCTTTAATAAAAGGTAATAAGAACATATGGAAAATATGGGAAACTAAGCATAACTGCTGGAGTCTAATAATTTTTAGCATTATAGGGATGGTAGGTGTGCAGTATACATACTTTGCTGCTATTAAATATGGAAATGCTCCAACAGCCACGATACTTCAATATTTATCAGCGGTGATAATTGCTTGTTATTTGATTATTTTCAATAAAAGAATTCCGAATTTACAAGAAATCATAGCCATTATACTCGCAATGGTGGGTACATTTTTTATTATTACAAAAGGCAATATACATATCCTGTCTATTTCTAAGTTAGCATTATTTTGGGGAATTTGTTCGGCGTTTACGGCAGCTTTTTACACATTGCAACCTCGTTATCTTCTTGCTAAGTATGGTTCTACAATTGTAGTTGGATGGGGGATGCTCATTGGTGGAATAGCTTTTAGTTTTGTCCATCAGCCTTGGACATTTACAGGTCAGTGGTCAATTATTTCAATGTTTGCTGTTATATTTGTGGTGTTATTTGGAACACTTATCGCATTTTGCTGTTATCTGGAAAGCTTAAAGTACATACAACCAACAGAAACAAGTGTACTATCTTGTGTTGAACCATTATCTGCAGCCTTTTTATCTATATATTGGTTGAATGTTACTTTTGGCGTATCGGAATGGTTAGGAACGGTGTGTATTATAGGTACAATTATAATTTTGTCTCGGGTGAAAAATAAAGGGAGCAATAAGGGGGAGTAGATTATTTGTAGGGATATCTTCAGCATCTAAATAACCTTTAATATTGACTACTCCCTTTAAAAATAAGACAAGAAACATATTATGCATATAATATGTTTCTTGTCTTATTTTCTTTGAGCAAGAGCCAAGGAATATTAGCTGGCAACTTCTGACTATGATTTAATTCTTCTATGGTTTAGCTATCATAAACAATGTATTATTATTCTTTCCTGCAACAATTCTTATGAACCCAGCTTTCTAACTCTGTATAACAAATTACTTCTCCTGGAGCAATAGGGTTACTACATACCTGACAAGTTGAGTTATAGTCAGCTATCTTTGTTTTCCCCAGCCATAGGGGTTTATTAAGTTCTATTAATTCCTTTTGTAGTTCATCCTCTGTAAATCCCTTGCAAACTAACTCACGTAAATAACCAGAAAAATTATTGTCTCCATGAGTTAATTTAGATTTTCTTAATGCTAACC
This DNA window, taken from Clostridium estertheticum, encodes the following:
- a CDS encoding SRPBCC family protein; this encodes MTKEKLLNNSTITVETIVNATVEIVWKYWTEPQHITKWNNASDDWHTPFSENDLRAGGKFLSRMEAKDGSFGFDFSGVYDKVKLNEIISYILDDGRKVKITFISQENNTKILEVFEAEKTNSIELQQKGWQNILDNFKKYIEKSTI
- a CDS encoding GNAT family N-acetyltransferase → MEKMSFEIRKAVYTDIEEIRILAKESFKMYTENAAITELIAPLEETYEEIKKAIETTEVFVALYNEEVIGSVRIEIKLDSTAYLSRFGVSLSHQNNGIGKILMNAIDNLMIELGITSLYLHTASRMFSLIRFYYGRGFYIESTTNDRGYIRALLCKEYIADKSEDSLDNDYEDRSVV
- a CDS encoding EAL domain-containing protein; the protein is MAAEGIETDTEFALLKELKCDSIQGYLIGKPMISFDFGENFIK
- a CDS encoding DMT family transporter; translated protein: MNCKPRIKGIILVIIGATLWGVSGSVAQFLFQQKGFSAEWLVVIRLLVSGIILLLYALIKGNKNIWKIWETKHNCWSLIIFSIIGMVGVQYTYFAAIKYGNAPTATILQYLSAVIIACYLIIFNKRIPNLQEIIAIILAMVGTFFIITKGNIHILSISKLALFWGICSAFTAAFYTLQPRYLLAKYGSTIVVGWGMLIGGIAFSFVHQPWTFTGQWSIISMFAVIFVVLFGTLIAFCCYLESLKYIQPTETSVLSCVEPLSAAFLSIYWLNVTFGVSEWLGTVCIIGTIIILSRVKNKGSNKGE